One Streptomyces sp. NBC_00223 genomic window carries:
- a CDS encoding ABC transporter ATP-binding protein, which produces MGGPARFMSGGPIERSMDFKGSLRRLVGLMRADRWFLYAVLALGTASVALTVTGPRILGHATDLIFAGVIGRQLGDTGHSTTKAQALHYLREHGKGGVADMLSGIDFTPGQGMDFHAIGMILLLALGVYVCAALLSVMQMRTATKVINRAVYRLRESVEEKLSRLPLSYFDQQPRGEVLSRATNDIDNIGQTMQQTMGQLVNSVLTIVGVLAMMFWISWLLALVALVTVPVTMIVATKVGKRAQPQFVQQWKTTGQLNAHIEEMYTGHSLVKVFGRAEESAAAFEEQNEALYRSGFKAQFISGTIQPLMMFIGNLNYVLVAVVGGLRVASGALSIGDVQAFVQYSRQFSQPLTQVASMSNLIQSGVASAERVFELLDADEQSAEPKTPARPEELHGRVAFEDVAFRYDPEKPLIDGLSLSVEPGHTVAIVGPTGAGKTTLVNLLMRFYEVSGGRITLDGTDIAAMSREELRSSIGMVLQDTWLFGGTIADNIGYGSEHANREEIEAAARAAHADRFIRTLPDGYDTVIDDEGTGVSAGEKQLITIARAFLSDPVILVLDEATSSVDTRTEVLIQRAMAKLSHGRTSFVIAHRLSTIRDADVILVMESGSIVEHGTHTELLAAQGAYARLYAAQFAQAVAEVD; this is translated from the coding sequence ATGGGCGGACCCGCGCGCTTCATGAGCGGCGGGCCGATCGAGCGCTCGATGGACTTCAAGGGGTCGCTGCGGCGCCTCGTGGGCCTGATGCGCGCCGACCGCTGGTTCCTCTACGCGGTGCTGGCGCTCGGCACGGCCAGCGTCGCCCTCACCGTGACCGGCCCGCGTATCCTCGGGCACGCCACCGACCTGATCTTCGCGGGCGTGATCGGCCGGCAGCTCGGCGACACCGGGCACAGCACCACCAAGGCCCAGGCCCTGCACTACCTGCGCGAGCACGGCAAGGGCGGGGTCGCCGACATGCTCTCGGGCATCGACTTCACCCCCGGCCAGGGCATGGACTTCCACGCCATCGGCATGATCCTGCTGCTGGCCCTCGGGGTGTACGTGTGCGCCGCGCTGCTGAGCGTGATGCAGATGCGCACGGCCACCAAGGTCATCAACCGGGCGGTGTACCGGCTGCGGGAGAGCGTCGAGGAGAAGCTGTCCCGGCTGCCGCTGTCGTACTTCGACCAGCAGCCGCGCGGCGAAGTGCTCAGCCGGGCCACCAACGACATCGACAACATCGGCCAGACGATGCAGCAGACCATGGGTCAGCTGGTCAACTCGGTGCTGACCATCGTCGGTGTGCTGGCCATGATGTTCTGGATCTCCTGGCTGCTGGCGCTGGTCGCGCTGGTGACCGTGCCCGTGACGATGATCGTCGCGACCAAGGTCGGCAAGCGCGCCCAGCCGCAGTTCGTGCAGCAGTGGAAGACCACCGGGCAACTGAACGCGCACATCGAGGAGATGTACACCGGCCACTCGCTGGTGAAGGTCTTCGGGCGCGCCGAGGAGTCCGCGGCGGCCTTCGAGGAGCAGAACGAGGCCCTGTACAGGTCCGGTTTCAAGGCCCAGTTCATATCGGGCACGATCCAGCCGCTGATGATGTTCATCGGCAATCTCAACTACGTGCTGGTCGCGGTGGTCGGCGGACTGCGGGTCGCGTCGGGCGCGCTGTCCATCGGGGACGTACAGGCGTTCGTGCAGTACTCACGGCAGTTCAGCCAGCCGCTGACGCAGGTCGCGAGCATGTCGAACCTGATCCAGTCCGGGGTCGCGTCGGCCGAGCGGGTCTTCGAACTCCTCGACGCCGACGAGCAGTCGGCCGAGCCGAAGACGCCGGCCCGCCCGGAGGAGCTGCACGGCCGGGTGGCGTTCGAGGACGTCGCCTTCCGCTACGACCCCGAGAAGCCGCTGATCGACGGTCTGTCGCTGTCGGTGGAGCCCGGCCACACGGTCGCGATCGTCGGCCCGACCGGCGCGGGCAAGACCACCCTGGTCAATCTGCTGATGCGGTTCTACGAGGTCTCCGGCGGCCGGATCACCCTGGACGGCACCGACATCGCCGCGATGTCCCGCGAGGAGCTGCGCTCCTCGATCGGCATGGTGCTCCAGGACACCTGGCTGTTCGGCGGCACGATCGCCGACAACATCGGCTACGGCTCCGAGCACGCGAACCGCGAGGAGATCGAGGCCGCGGCCAGGGCCGCGCACGCCGACCGCTTCATCCGTACCCTGCCCGACGGCTACGACACGGTCATCGACGACGAGGGCACGGGCGTCAGCGCGGGCGAGAAGCAACTGATCACCATCGCCCGGGCGTTCCTGTCCGACCCGGTGATCCTGGTGCTGGACGAGGCGACCAGCTCCGTCGACACCCGTACCGAGGTGCTGATCCAGCGCGCGATGGCCAAGCTCAGCCACGGCCGTACCAGCTTTGTCATCGCCCACCGGCTGTCCACGATCCGCGACGCCGATGTCATCCTCGTGATGGAATCCGGCTCGATCGTGGAGCACGGCACGCACACCGAACTGCTCGCCGCGCAGGGGGCGTACGCCCGGCTGTACGCGGCGCAGTTCGCCCAGGCGGTGGCCGAGGTGGACTGA
- a CDS encoding Tn3 family transposase: MRLDRERLSVRHTARHFRSRFDTADHAKPSGPGTNTVHAATQGQSFPVFALAHLLGFNLMPGVRNWKELTFYRPSKQAEYGTSTRCSGSRASTQSTGT, encoded by the coding sequence ATGCGGCTCGATCGGGAGCGGCTAAGCGTTCGCCACACAGCTCGCCACTTCCGATCAAGGTTTGACACAGCCGATCACGCGAAGCCCTCCGGACCTGGTACGAACACCGTGCACGCAGCTACGCAGGGCCAGAGCTTCCCGGTCTTTGCACTCGCCCACCTGCTGGGCTTCAATTTGATGCCCGGGGTCAGGAACTGGAAAGAACTGACCTTCTACCGGCCCTCCAAGCAGGCCGAGTACGGCACATCGACGCGCTGTTCGGGGAGCCGGGCAAGCACACAATCGACTGGGACCTGA
- a CDS encoding phosphatidylglycerol lysyltransferase domain-containing protein, whose protein sequence is MSGTVTTPPHARTQGADPRGKGRNGRTPSADPGPHCPSGGTALERRGARVPIWYLRVIGLLNLTTAVSLTVRQEVSTHNSGELFTPFMLFAGFGSAAAAVFMAMMLARRKRVAWLVFVVLCGGYAILSVWGLCYADFRRHPFNWVSTAITLVVLAFALLGRREFHGKGDRTNPQLALAVLGVGALLSVLVGTTLVTAVGPDGASVGDRVWYVALRLTTLSRNSDIEPNLHANTLVNAGLNLGGLVLLLTVLYALFRSPRGRELQSRGDEDRLRALLERHGARDSLGYFALRRDKAVVFSASGKAAVAYRVVGGVALAAGDPIGDVEAWPGAIDAWLMEARDHAWIPAVMGASEEGGTVYARHGLDALELGDEAIVETDEFTLDGRAMRGVRQAYNRVRRAGYTTRIRRHREISPGCMAQLIAAADRWRDGQTERGFSMALGRLGDPADGECVMIECHDGDGELRALLSFVPWGPKGLSLDLMRRDRDGENGLMEFMVLDLIERSREVGVERLSLNFAMFRSVFEGGARLGAGPVLRLWRSALVFFSRWWQLESLYRANAKYRPIWEPRFLLFAKSAHLPRIGLASARAEGFIVTPRPLSRLRGDG, encoded by the coding sequence ATGAGCGGTACCGTCACCACGCCCCCGCACGCCCGTACCCAGGGCGCGGATCCACGCGGCAAGGGACGTAACGGGCGTACCCCATCGGCCGATCCGGGGCCGCACTGCCCGAGCGGCGGTACGGCCCTGGAGCGGCGGGGCGCGCGGGTGCCGATCTGGTACCTGCGGGTGATCGGGCTGCTCAACCTGACCACGGCGGTGTCCCTGACCGTCCGTCAGGAGGTGTCGACGCACAACAGCGGTGAGCTGTTCACCCCGTTCATGCTCTTCGCGGGCTTCGGCTCGGCGGCTGCCGCGGTGTTCATGGCGATGATGCTGGCCCGGCGCAAGCGGGTGGCGTGGCTGGTCTTCGTCGTGCTGTGCGGCGGCTACGCGATCCTGTCGGTGTGGGGCCTGTGCTACGCGGATTTCCGGCGGCACCCCTTCAACTGGGTCTCCACCGCGATCACCCTGGTGGTGCTGGCCTTCGCACTGCTGGGCCGGCGCGAGTTCCACGGCAAGGGCGACCGCACCAACCCGCAGCTCGCGCTCGCCGTCCTCGGGGTCGGCGCGCTGCTGTCCGTCCTGGTCGGCACCACCCTGGTGACGGCCGTCGGCCCGGACGGCGCGAGCGTCGGCGACCGGGTCTGGTACGTGGCGCTGCGGCTGACCACGCTCAGCCGCAACTCCGACATCGAGCCGAATCTGCACGCCAACACGCTGGTCAACGCCGGGCTCAACCTCGGCGGACTGGTCCTGCTGCTCACCGTGCTCTACGCGCTCTTCCGCTCCCCGCGCGGCCGTGAGCTACAGAGCCGCGGCGACGAGGACCGGCTGCGGGCCCTGCTGGAACGGCACGGCGCCCGTGACTCGCTCGGCTACTTCGCGCTGCGCCGTGACAAGGCGGTGGTCTTCTCCGCCAGCGGCAAGGCGGCCGTCGCCTACCGGGTGGTCGGCGGGGTGGCGCTGGCCGCGGGCGACCCGATCGGTGACGTGGAGGCGTGGCCGGGCGCGATCGACGCCTGGCTGATGGAGGCCCGCGACCACGCGTGGATTCCCGCGGTGATGGGCGCGAGCGAGGAGGGCGGCACGGTCTACGCGCGGCACGGCCTGGACGCGCTGGAGCTGGGCGACGAGGCGATCGTGGAGACCGACGAGTTCACCCTCGACGGGCGGGCGATGCGGGGGGTGCGGCAGGCGTACAACCGGGTGCGCAGGGCCGGTTACACCACCCGGATCCGCCGCCACCGCGAGATCTCGCCGGGCTGCATGGCCCAGCTGATCGCGGCGGCCGACCGGTGGCGGGACGGGCAGACCGAGCGCGGTTTCTCGATGGCGCTCGGCCGGCTCGGCGACCCCGCCGACGGGGAGTGCGTGATGATCGAGTGCCACGACGGGGACGGCGAGCTGCGGGCGCTGCTGAGCTTTGTGCCGTGGGGGCCCAAGGGGCTGTCGCTCGATCTGATGCGGCGGGACCGGGACGGCGAGAACGGCCTGATGGAGTTCATGGTCCTCGACCTCATCGAGCGCTCCCGCGAGGTGGGCGTGGAGCGGCTCTCGCTGAACTTCGCGATGTTCCGGTCGGTGTTCGAGGGCGGCGCGCGGCTGGGCGCGGGGCCGGTGCTGCGGCTGTGGCGGTCGGCGCTGGTGTTCTTCTCGCGCTGGTGGCAGCTGGAGTCGCTGTACCGGGCGAACGCGAAGTACCGGCCGATCTGGGAGCCGCGCTTCCTGCTCTTCGCCAAGAGCGCGCATCTGCCGCGGATCGGACTGGCCAGTGCCAGGGCCGAGGGCTTCATCGTCACTCCGCGGCCGCTGTCCCGGCTGCGCGGGGACGGCTGA
- a CDS encoding YtxH domain-containing protein, protein MRYRLTFITGALVGYVFGARAGRERYEQLRAKAQQIAKNPAVRNTAESARQQGRSAASKAADSVDSRFGERMPSAVRQKVRALRNGGAPEDEWGTSNT, encoded by the coding sequence ATGCGCTACCGGCTGACGTTCATCACCGGAGCCCTCGTCGGCTACGTGTTCGGCGCGCGCGCCGGGCGGGAGCGGTACGAGCAGCTGCGTGCCAAGGCACAGCAGATCGCCAAGAACCCCGCGGTGCGCAACACCGCGGAGAGCGCCCGCCAGCAGGGGCGCAGCGCCGCCTCGAAGGCGGCCGACAGCGTGGACAGCCGGTTCGGTGAACGGATGCCGTCCGCCGTACGGCAGAAGGTACGGGCGCTGCGCAACGGCGGCGCGCCCGAGGACGAGTGGGGCACTTCGAACACCTGA
- a CDS encoding FGGY family carbohydrate kinase produces MGKVAGIDSSTTGTTIVVCDTDTGAVLRHGHAPHPLGEGEKPTEIDPEAWLLSLGEAASGGVLEGVQAIGISGQQHGLLALDAGGVTVRPALLRGDKRAQVQAADLTEELGGPAGWTEAVGSVPQAAYPVSKLRWLAQHEPAAAKRIAQVLLPHDWLVWQLLGRPARRTTDRGDASGTGYWSASTGEYRADLVELALGHQVALPDVLAPAEPAGQTPEGLLISAGTGDTMAAALGLGLGPGDAVVSLGTGGTVFAVHHDALKDPTGTVTGYADATGHHLPLVQVRNAVRALRGTADLLGTDLAGLSELALRSTPGAYGLVLLPYLEGERTPDLPHTAGTLAGLRRDSMKPEHLARAAFEGMLCGLTDALDVLRDKGAEVRRVFLLGAAAELPAVQAIAPALFGTLVVVPPAAEYAALGAARQAAWSLGAVLGSQSQSEPPHWPGAESRLLDPGDDTAVGSAVRQQYVAVREHTHPGAFAQP; encoded by the coding sequence ATGGGGAAAGTCGCCGGGATAGACAGCTCGACCACAGGCACCACCATCGTCGTGTGCGACACCGACACCGGGGCCGTGCTCCGGCACGGGCACGCCCCGCACCCGCTCGGAGAAGGCGAGAAGCCGACCGAGATCGACCCCGAGGCATGGCTGCTCTCGCTGGGCGAGGCCGCGTCCGGCGGGGTGCTCGAAGGTGTGCAGGCGATCGGGATCTCCGGGCAGCAGCACGGCCTGCTCGCGCTGGACGCGGGCGGGGTGACCGTACGGCCGGCGCTGCTGCGCGGGGACAAGCGGGCGCAGGTGCAGGCCGCGGATCTGACCGAGGAGCTGGGCGGCCCGGCCGGCTGGACGGAGGCGGTCGGCTCGGTGCCCCAGGCCGCGTACCCGGTCTCCAAGCTGCGCTGGCTCGCCCAGCACGAACCGGCCGCCGCCAAGCGCATCGCCCAGGTGCTGCTCCCCCACGACTGGCTGGTGTGGCAACTGCTCGGCCGGCCCGCCCGCCGCACCACCGACCGCGGTGACGCCTCCGGCACCGGCTACTGGTCGGCGTCCACCGGCGAGTACCGCGCGGACCTGGTCGAGCTGGCCCTCGGCCACCAGGTGGCACTGCCCGACGTACTGGCCCCGGCGGAACCGGCCGGCCAGACCCCCGAGGGCCTGCTGATCTCGGCCGGCACCGGCGACACGATGGCCGCCGCGCTGGGCCTGGGCCTCGGCCCGGGCGACGCGGTGGTCTCGCTCGGCACCGGCGGCACGGTCTTCGCCGTGCACCACGACGCGCTCAAGGACCCGACCGGTACGGTCACCGGTTACGCCGACGCGACCGGCCACCACCTGCCGCTGGTCCAGGTGCGCAACGCCGTACGGGCCCTGCGCGGCACGGCGGACCTGCTGGGAACGGATCTCGCGGGCCTGTCGGAGCTGGCGCTGCGCTCGACGCCGGGGGCGTACGGGCTGGTGCTGCTGCCGTATCTGGAGGGCGAGCGGACCCCCGACCTGCCGCACACCGCGGGCACGCTGGCCGGGCTGCGGCGCGACTCGATGAAGCCGGAGCACCTGGCGCGGGCGGCGTTCGAGGGCATGCTGTGCGGGCTGACGGACGCGCTCGACGTGCTGCGGGACAAGGGCGCGGAGGTGCGCCGGGTGTTTCTGCTGGGCGCGGCGGCCGAGCTGCCCGCGGTCCAGGCGATCGCGCCCGCGCTGTTCGGGACGCTGGTGGTCGTACCGCCCGCGGCGGAGTACGCGGCGCTGGGCGCGGCCCGGCAGGCGGCCTGGTCGCTGGGCGCGGTGCTGGGTTCGCAGTCGCAGAGCGAGCCGCCGCACTGGCCGGGCGCGGAGTCCCGGCTGCTCGACCCGGGTGACGACACGGCGGTGGGCTCGGCGGTACGCCAGCAGTACGTGGCCGTCCGCGAGCACACCCACCCGGGCGCTTTCGCCCAGCCCTGA
- a CDS encoding ABC transporter ATP-binding protein — protein MLIRLLRSHIGPYKRPIGLLVLLQLVATIAALYLPTLNADIIDNGVVKGDTGYIMTLGGVMIAVTVAQVCCSIGGVFFGARTAMAVGRDIRKSVFDRVQSFSSREVGQFGAPSLITRTTNDVQQVQMLVLMSFTLMVSAPIMCVGGIAMALGQDVPLSSLLLAVVPALGIAVSLIIRRMRPLFRTMQRRVDTVNRVLREQITGIRVIRAFVKDDYEQRRFDRANEDVTAVSLATGRLMALMFPVVMAVVNISSVAVLWFGAHRIDSGGMQIGALTAFLSYLMQILMSVMMATFMFMMVPRAEVCAERIQEVLGTDSSVVPPSAPVTDLRRHGHLELAGVEFAYPGAEAAVLRGIDLVARPGQTTAVIGSTGSGKSTLLGLIPRLYDATGGRVLVDGEDVAHIDPALLAETVGLVPQKPYLFSGTVATNLRYGKPDASDEELWHALEVAQAKDFVEGLEGGLDAPIAQGGSNVSGGQRQRLAIARCLVRRPEIYLFDDSFSALDYATDAALRRALASETAQATVVIVAQRVSTIRDADRIVVLDEGRVVGTGTHTELMAGNETYREIVLSQLTEQEAAA, from the coding sequence GTGCTGATCCGACTCCTCCGGTCCCATATCGGACCGTACAAGCGCCCCATCGGGCTGCTGGTACTGCTCCAGCTGGTGGCGACCATCGCCGCCCTCTATCTGCCCACCCTGAACGCGGACATCATCGACAACGGCGTGGTCAAGGGGGACACCGGCTACATCATGACCCTGGGCGGCGTCATGATCGCGGTGACCGTCGCCCAGGTGTGCTGCTCGATCGGCGGGGTCTTCTTCGGGGCCAGGACCGCCATGGCCGTCGGCCGGGACATCCGCAAGTCCGTCTTCGACCGGGTGCAGAGCTTCTCGTCCCGCGAGGTCGGCCAGTTCGGCGCGCCCTCGCTGATCACCCGTACCACCAACGACGTCCAGCAGGTGCAGATGCTGGTGCTGATGTCGTTCACCCTGATGGTGTCCGCGCCGATCATGTGCGTCGGCGGCATCGCCATGGCGCTCGGCCAGGACGTGCCGCTGTCCTCGCTGCTGCTGGCGGTCGTCCCGGCGCTGGGCATCGCGGTGAGCCTGATCATCCGCAGGATGCGCCCGCTGTTCCGTACGATGCAGCGCCGCGTGGACACGGTGAACCGGGTGCTGCGCGAGCAGATCACCGGCATCCGCGTCATCCGGGCCTTCGTCAAGGACGACTACGAGCAGCGGCGCTTCGACCGGGCCAACGAGGACGTGACCGCGGTCTCCCTGGCCACCGGCCGGCTGATGGCCCTGATGTTCCCGGTCGTGATGGCCGTGGTGAACATCTCCAGCGTCGCCGTGCTGTGGTTCGGCGCCCACCGGATCGACAGCGGCGGGATGCAGATCGGCGCGCTGACCGCGTTTCTCAGCTATCTGATGCAGATCCTGATGTCGGTCATGATGGCCACGTTCATGTTCATGATGGTGCCGCGCGCCGAGGTGTGCGCCGAGCGCATCCAGGAGGTGCTGGGCACGGACTCCAGCGTCGTACCGCCCTCCGCGCCCGTGACGGACCTACGCCGGCACGGCCACCTGGAGCTGGCCGGCGTCGAGTTCGCCTACCCGGGCGCCGAGGCGGCCGTGCTGCGCGGGATCGACCTCGTCGCCCGGCCCGGCCAGACCACCGCGGTGATCGGCTCGACCGGCAGCGGCAAGTCCACCCTGCTCGGCCTGATCCCCCGGCTGTACGACGCGACCGGCGGCCGGGTGCTGGTCGACGGCGAGGACGTCGCCCACATCGATCCGGCGCTGCTCGCCGAGACCGTCGGGCTGGTGCCGCAGAAGCCGTATCTGTTCTCCGGGACCGTGGCGACCAATCTGCGCTACGGGAAGCCGGACGCGAGCGACGAGGAGCTGTGGCACGCGCTGGAGGTGGCGCAGGCCAAGGACTTCGTGGAAGGGCTCGAAGGCGGGCTGGACGCGCCGATCGCCCAGGGCGGCAGCAATGTCTCCGGCGGGCAGCGGCAGCGGCTGGCGATCGCCCGATGTCTGGTCCGCCGGCCGGAGATCTATCTGTTCGACGACTCCTTCTCGGCGCTGGACTACGCGACGGACGCGGCGCTGCGGCGGGCGCTGGCGAGCGAGACCGCGCAGGCGACCGTGGTGATCGTCGCCCAGCGGGTGTCCACGATCCGCGACGCCGACCGGATCGTCGTCCTGGACGAGGGCCGGGTCGTCGGCACGGGCACCCACACCGAACTGATGGCCGGGAACGAGACCTACCGGGAGATCGTGTTGTCGCAGCTCACGGAGCAGGAGGCCGCGGCATGA
- a CDS encoding type IV toxin-antitoxin system AbiEi family antitoxin domain-containing protein, translating to MRGDALGVLSAVAQVQWGLVTARQAVHEGVQRWDLSRLVGDGALEAVGYGVYRVAGAPTSEHLELKVAWLQLAPDVVAEDRTAAQGVVSHASAAALYGVGDFEPEHFEFIVPRRKRTRRPDVVLYTLTLDESDVDWVDQMAVTRPTRMVGDLMRDRHDGEHVGRVLLDLLDKRQATPAQLAAATEPHAAAYGLAGADGKRLITHLMSLVGTPGQRFSGGI from the coding sequence ATGCGCGGCGATGCTCTGGGGGTGCTCTCGGCGGTCGCCCAGGTCCAGTGGGGCCTGGTCACGGCACGCCAGGCTGTCCACGAAGGCGTTCAGCGGTGGGACCTGAGTCGGCTGGTCGGCGACGGGGCGCTGGAGGCCGTCGGGTACGGCGTGTACCGCGTCGCCGGTGCTCCGACGTCGGAGCACCTGGAGCTGAAGGTGGCCTGGCTGCAACTTGCACCCGACGTGGTCGCCGAGGACCGGACGGCCGCGCAGGGGGTGGTCTCCCACGCCAGTGCGGCCGCACTGTACGGAGTGGGCGACTTCGAGCCGGAGCACTTCGAGTTCATCGTTCCGCGGCGCAAGCGCACCCGGCGCCCCGACGTCGTGCTGTACACCCTGACGCTCGATGAGAGCGACGTGGACTGGGTCGATCAAATGGCGGTGACCCGGCCCACCCGGATGGTCGGCGATTTGATGCGGGACCGTCACGACGGCGAGCACGTCGGCCGTGTGCTGCTCGACCTGCTCGACAAACGTCAGGCCACACCCGCGCAGCTGGCCGCGGCGACCGAGCCCCATGCCGCGGCCTACGGGCTGGCGGGCGCCGACGGCAAGCGGCTCATCACTCATCTCATGTCGCTGGTCGGCACGCCCGGTCAGCGCTTTTCCGGGGGAATCTGA
- a CDS encoding RNA polymerase sigma factor encodes MQPHTQTQIETQTPPDFPVLPSVAEVVGTAPPVALATAPPVDEPGPLGVPGRRQDDVALLEVPLLAAPLLEIPPEIPPDLLAEAPPDLLADMPDVPSEILPEILPETDLEDEPAPRPLRAESAGPSADLFRQYLREIGRIPLLTAAEEVELARRVEAGLFAEEKLAAFPVLDSQLAVDLDCLVVRGRMAKRRLIEANLRLVVSVAKRYIGRGLTMLDLVQEGNLGLIRAVEKFDYARGYKFSTYATWWIRQAMSRALADQARTIRVPVHVVELINRVVRVQRRLLQEHGHEPTTEEVAAQLDLTPERVCEVLRLAQEPVSLHAPVGEEDDVSLGDLIEDGDAASPVESAAFLLLREHLEAVLSTLGERERKVVQLRYGLADGRPRTLEEIGRIFGVTRERIRQIESKTLGKLRDHAFADQLRGYLD; translated from the coding sequence GTGCAGCCCCATACGCAGACGCAGATCGAGACGCAGACACCGCCCGACTTCCCGGTCCTCCCATCAGTGGCCGAGGTGGTGGGCACGGCGCCCCCGGTGGCCCTGGCCACGGCGCCCCCGGTGGACGAGCCGGGCCCGCTCGGGGTGCCCGGCCGGCGGCAGGACGACGTCGCCCTCCTGGAGGTCCCGCTCCTGGCGGCCCCTCTCCTGGAGATCCCGCCCGAAATCCCGCCCGACCTGCTGGCCGAGGCCCCGCCCGACCTCCTGGCCGATATGCCTGATGTCCCGTCCGAGATCCTGCCCGAGATCCTTCCGGAGACCGACCTTGAGGACGAGCCGGCGCCGCGCCCGCTGCGCGCCGAGTCGGCCGGCCCCTCCGCCGATCTGTTCCGCCAGTATCTGCGCGAGATCGGCCGTATCCCGCTGCTCACCGCGGCCGAGGAGGTCGAGCTGGCCCGCCGGGTGGAGGCCGGGCTCTTCGCCGAGGAGAAGCTCGCCGCCTTCCCCGTACTGGACTCGCAGCTCGCCGTGGACCTCGACTGCCTGGTCGTCCGGGGCCGGATGGCCAAACGCCGGCTGATCGAGGCCAATCTGCGGCTGGTCGTCTCGGTGGCGAAACGTTACATCGGACGCGGGCTGACCATGCTCGACCTGGTCCAGGAGGGCAACCTCGGGCTGATCCGCGCGGTGGAGAAGTTCGACTACGCCCGCGGCTACAAGTTCTCCACGTACGCGACCTGGTGGATCCGCCAGGCCATGTCACGGGCGCTGGCCGACCAGGCACGGACGATCCGGGTGCCGGTGCACGTCGTGGAGCTGATCAACCGCGTGGTCAGGGTCCAGCGCAGACTGCTCCAGGAGCACGGCCACGAACCCACCACCGAGGAGGTCGCCGCACAGCTCGATCTCACCCCGGAACGGGTCTGCGAGGTGCTGCGGCTGGCCCAGGAACCCGTCTCGCTGCACGCGCCCGTCGGTGAGGAGGACGACGTCTCGCTCGGCGACCTCATCGAGGACGGCGACGCCGCCTCACCCGTGGAGTCCGCCGCCTTCCTGCTGCTGCGCGAGCACCTGGAGGCCGTGCTCTCCACCCTCGGCGAGCGCGAACGCAAGGTCGTCCAGCTGCGCTACGGCCTCGCCGACGGCCGCCCCCGCACGCTGGAGGAGATCGGCCGCATCTTCGGCGTCACCCGCGAACGCATCCGCCAGATCGAGTCCAAGACGCTCGGCAAGCTCCGCGACCACGCCTTCGCCGACCAGCTCCGCGGCTACCTCGACTGA